From one Bordetella genomosp. 9 genomic stretch:
- a CDS encoding Bug family tripartite tricarboxylate transporter substrate binding protein, with the protein MMKPLIPRLRAALGIAALLSIPCAASAADDYPTMPIRLIVPYTAGGGVDLIARLMAERLHDTLGTSIIVENKPGASGMIGANYVSKAKPDGYTILLSAAGEIVVNPSLYKEKMMFNPERELASVTLVARIPNVLVVNPSVPVKTPAELVAYAKSQPGRLTFSSSGIGNLQHVSGELLDRMAGVDIRHIPYKGAAQQIADVVAQHVTMTFTSVAAAMPFIKSGQVRPIAVTSSHRLEALPDVPALSETPQLAGYEVVNWFGLFAPGGTPAPILDKLNKAALQAMKDPRLLQALKDQGAEPAPSSRAEFDAFRRAETAKFAKVIKETNITLQE; encoded by the coding sequence ATGATGAAACCCCTGATCCCACGCCTGCGCGCCGCGCTGGGCATCGCCGCGCTGCTGTCCATCCCCTGCGCCGCCAGCGCGGCGGATGACTATCCCACCATGCCGATCCGCCTGATCGTCCCGTACACCGCCGGCGGCGGCGTCGACCTGATCGCGCGCCTGATGGCGGAACGCCTGCACGACACCCTGGGCACGTCGATCATCGTCGAGAACAAGCCGGGCGCCAGCGGCATGATCGGCGCGAACTACGTTTCCAAGGCCAAGCCGGACGGCTACACCATCCTGCTGTCCGCGGCCGGCGAAATCGTGGTGAACCCGTCGCTGTACAAGGAAAAAATGATGTTCAACCCGGAGCGCGAGCTGGCTTCGGTGACGCTGGTCGCGCGGATTCCCAACGTCCTGGTGGTGAACCCGTCGGTGCCGGTCAAGACGCCCGCCGAGCTGGTGGCCTACGCCAAATCGCAACCCGGCAGGCTGACGTTTTCTTCCAGCGGGATCGGCAACCTGCAGCACGTTTCCGGTGAACTGCTGGACCGCATGGCGGGCGTCGACATCCGCCACATTCCGTACAAGGGCGCGGCGCAGCAGATCGCCGACGTGGTCGCCCAGCACGTGACGATGACCTTCACCAGCGTGGCGGCCGCGATGCCCTTCATCAAGAGCGGACAGGTGCGTCCCATCGCGGTCACGTCATCGCATCGCCTAGAAGCCCTGCCGGACGTGCCCGCCCTGTCGGAAACGCCGCAGCTCGCCGGCTACGAGGTCGTCAACTGGTTCGGCCTGTTCGCGCCCGGCGGTACGCCGGCGCCCATCCTGGACAAGCTGAATAAGGCCGCGCTGCAGGCCATGAAGGATCCCCGCCTGCTGCAGGCCCTGAAAGACCAGGGCGCCGAGCCCGCGCCGTCGTCGCGCGCCGAGTTCGACGCATTCCGCCGCGCCGAAACGGCCAAGTTCGCCAAGGTCATCAAGGAAACGAATATCACGCTGCAGGAATAA
- a CDS encoding mandelate racemase/muconate lactonizing enzyme family protein yields MAATLTRIETLLYRAEVHEPVKTSFGSIPRRSVLLLRVEDSDGAHGWGEIWCNFPPFSADNKARLVETVIAPVALGVECQDPKAVWHALSAKTRRWAIQSGEYGPIAACLAGLDLALWDMAGRKAKLPLRALLVPGDVPETVPAYASGLNPDSALKTIDRARVAGFNAFKVKVAFGLAQDLAVLDAINKELARDERLMVDANQGWDMPEARIAVPRMAERELGWIEEPIPADSPAEDWAELAMLSSSPIAGGENVAGFADFSRLIAQRSHKVVQPDVLKWGGITGCFAVARQAVANGLTYCPHWLGSGIGLSASAHLLSAVGGDGILEHDVMENPLREPLALPFPRVRDGRFPLPQGAGLGVEPDVAGVSRWLLDRKDHRK; encoded by the coding sequence ATGGCTGCGACACTTACTCGAATCGAGACCTTGCTTTACCGCGCCGAAGTCCATGAGCCGGTCAAGACATCCTTCGGTTCGATTCCGCGCAGGTCGGTCCTTTTGCTGCGCGTGGAGGATTCCGACGGTGCGCATGGCTGGGGCGAGATCTGGTGCAATTTCCCGCCGTTCTCCGCCGACAACAAGGCCCGCTTGGTCGAGACGGTCATCGCGCCGGTAGCCTTGGGCGTCGAATGCCAGGACCCGAAAGCCGTATGGCATGCATTGAGCGCGAAGACCCGCCGCTGGGCGATACAGAGTGGGGAATACGGCCCGATAGCAGCCTGCCTGGCCGGGCTCGATCTTGCGCTCTGGGATATGGCGGGACGAAAAGCCAAGCTTCCCTTGAGGGCTTTGCTCGTGCCGGGCGATGTCCCCGAAACCGTGCCTGCCTATGCGAGCGGGCTCAATCCCGATTCCGCGTTGAAGACCATCGACAGGGCGCGCGTGGCCGGATTCAATGCCTTCAAGGTCAAAGTGGCGTTCGGGCTGGCGCAGGACCTCGCGGTCCTGGACGCCATCAACAAGGAGTTGGCCCGAGACGAGCGCCTGATGGTCGATGCCAACCAGGGCTGGGACATGCCGGAGGCGCGGATCGCGGTACCCAGGATGGCGGAACGCGAGCTCGGCTGGATCGAGGAGCCGATTCCCGCCGACAGTCCGGCGGAAGACTGGGCGGAGTTGGCGATGCTTTCCTCTTCACCCATCGCGGGGGGAGAAAACGTTGCCGGATTCGCGGATTTCTCGCGGCTGATCGCGCAGCGCAGCCATAAGGTGGTGCAGCCCGACGTACTCAAGTGGGGCGGCATCACCGGCTGCTTCGCGGTCGCCCGCCAGGCCGTGGCCAACGGCTTGACGTATTGCCCGCACTGGCTGGGCAGCGGCATTGGGTTGTCCGCATCGGCCCATCTGCTATCCGCTGTGGGCGGGGACGGAATACTTGAGCATGACGTCATGGAGAATCCGCTGCGGGAGCCTCTCGCGCTTCCTTTTCCCAGGGTCCGCGACGGCAGGTTCCCCTTGCCCCAAGGCGCGGGACTGGGTGTCGAGCCTGACGTTGCCGGCGTGTCGCGCTGGCTGCTCGACCGTAAGGACCATCGGAAGTAA
- a CDS encoding LysR family transcriptional regulator, producing MNLWDLKIFNMVARTGGIGRASAELNTVQSNVTARMRRLEEELGTPLFERHSRGVALTAAGKRLQPYAVQVIELMNQAKQATADTGAPSGPLTIGAGALTASQRLPRLISRYAQTWPDVDLSVTTSTTGRLIEDVCSHKLDGAFVAGPICVPGLISEPMFMDELVLVTPPSVRCLQEVLDNRSLRMIVFPNGCAYRPQLAELLHREGAPPRRTMELYSLDAIMNSIGAGLGVALLPAGGVRPYVRDGMVATHRIDEKGRPAETCFIRSASLRVSSAALEFIRMAAHFRPAVLLPHFTTSESGAGTPARLTV from the coding sequence ATGAATCTCTGGGACCTGAAGATATTCAATATGGTGGCGCGCACGGGCGGCATTGGGCGTGCGTCGGCGGAGTTGAACACGGTTCAGTCCAACGTGACCGCCCGCATGCGGCGTCTCGAAGAAGAACTGGGGACGCCGCTGTTCGAGCGGCATTCCAGAGGCGTTGCCTTGACGGCGGCGGGCAAACGCCTGCAACCGTACGCGGTCCAGGTCATCGAGCTGATGAACCAGGCCAAACAGGCCACCGCGGATACAGGCGCGCCGTCCGGTCCCCTGACCATCGGCGCGGGCGCCCTCACGGCGTCGCAGAGACTTCCCCGATTGATATCCCGATACGCGCAGACCTGGCCTGACGTCGACTTGTCCGTTACGACGTCGACTACCGGACGCCTGATAGAGGACGTGTGTTCGCACAAGCTGGACGGTGCGTTCGTGGCGGGACCGATCTGCGTCCCGGGACTGATCTCCGAGCCGATGTTCATGGATGAGCTGGTCCTGGTTACCCCTCCGTCGGTCCGTTGTCTTCAAGAGGTGCTGGACAATCGTTCGTTGCGGATGATCGTGTTTCCCAACGGCTGCGCCTATCGGCCACAACTTGCGGAATTGCTCCACAGGGAAGGCGCGCCACCGCGCCGCACGATGGAGTTGTACTCGCTCGATGCAATCATGAACAGCATAGGCGCGGGGCTCGGCGTGGCCTTGCTGCCGGCCGGCGGCGTAAGGCCCTATGTCCGTGACGGGATGGTCGCGACTCATCGGATCGACGAGAAAGGCCGGCCGGCCGAGACGTGCTTCATTCGCTCGGCCAGCCTGCGGGTGTCCAGCGCCGCGTTGGAATTCATAAGGATGGCGGCACATTTCCGTCCCGCGGTGTTGCTGCCTCACTTCACGACTTCCGAGTCGGGAGCCGGGACGCCGGCGCGCCTGACAGTCTGA
- a CDS encoding MFS transporter, with translation MNYAERNAPYWKRNLVVCVFGSFTTLVSLSMLLPFLPLYVQQLGAKSADDVMRWSAIAFGATFFGTAITAPVWGRLADRYGRKPMLIRAAVGMAIVMSLIGLARGITDLVLLRLVAGLVGGYASASTVMIGTQAPPRQAGWALGVLSTGALAGSLVGPLVGGFLPGLVGIRGTFFVGGGIIAVAALATMFLIREDFDVQSHRSSTATRAAGSPRSINNLYIWTLLTTAMMVLLSNMSIEPIITIYVGELGVHHDKLAQSAGIIMACSALGSILAAPRLGAMADRVGSRPVIIGCLVATSLVLVPQAFVKEWWQLAVLRGIMGATLAGLLPSVAKLIRQSVSEGESGSALGYLQSAQFSGQVIGPLLGGAIGVHMGLPHVFFVTSALLLLCALLNYWSERRAKAGVARPAR, from the coding sequence ATGAACTATGCCGAACGCAACGCGCCGTATTGGAAGAGAAACCTGGTGGTATGCGTCTTCGGATCGTTCACCACGCTGGTCAGCTTGAGCATGCTGCTGCCCTTCCTGCCTTTGTATGTGCAGCAGTTGGGCGCGAAGTCTGCGGATGACGTCATGCGCTGGTCGGCCATCGCCTTCGGTGCGACGTTCTTCGGAACCGCCATTACGGCGCCGGTGTGGGGCAGGCTGGCCGACAGGTACGGCCGCAAGCCCATGCTGATACGCGCCGCGGTGGGCATGGCGATCGTCATGTCGCTGATCGGCCTGGCGCGTGGCATTACGGATCTCGTCCTGCTGAGACTGGTCGCGGGCCTGGTCGGCGGCTATGCCTCCGCCTCGACGGTGATGATAGGAACCCAGGCGCCGCCGCGTCAGGCCGGATGGGCCTTGGGTGTCCTTTCCACCGGCGCCTTGGCGGGCAGCCTGGTCGGACCGCTGGTGGGCGGGTTCCTGCCAGGCCTCGTCGGCATCCGCGGTACGTTCTTCGTCGGTGGCGGCATCATCGCCGTGGCCGCGCTCGCGACGATGTTCCTCATACGCGAAGACTTCGACGTGCAAAGCCACCGATCGTCGACCGCAACGCGCGCAGCGGGCAGTCCTCGCTCCATCAACAACCTGTACATATGGACGTTGCTGACCACAGCGATGATGGTCCTGCTGTCGAACATGTCGATCGAACCCATCATCACGATCTACGTGGGCGAGCTGGGCGTGCATCACGACAAGCTGGCGCAGTCGGCCGGCATCATCATGGCCTGTTCCGCGCTCGGCAGCATACTCGCCGCGCCGCGACTGGGCGCGATGGCGGATCGCGTCGGCAGCCGCCCGGTCATCATCGGCTGCCTGGTCGCGACTTCATTGGTCCTGGTACCCCAGGCATTCGTCAAAGAGTGGTGGCAGCTGGCAGTGCTGCGGGGAATCATGGGCGCGACACTCGCCGGCTTGCTTCCTTCGGTGGCCAAGCTCATACGCCAGTCCGTCAGCGAAGGCGAGTCGGGATCGGCGCTGGGCTATCTTCAATCCGCCCAGTTTTCCGGGCAGGTCATAGGCCCATTGCTGGGCGGCGCGATTGGCGTCCACATGGGCCTGCCGCATGTCTTCTTCGTGACGAGCGCGCTGTTGCTGCTGTGCGCGCTGCTGAATTACTGGTCCGAGCGGCGCGCCAAGGCGGGCGTGGCGAGGCCGGCGAGGTAA
- a CDS encoding NIPSNAP family protein, with translation MLIELRRYTIVPGKLKEYLSLYQERGFPAQRKHVGEPVGYFISEIGTVNQVVHLWKYEDFADRQARRAAMEADPDWQAYKKLTAAGAYIQLQESQLLNPAPWSKI, from the coding sequence ATGTTGATCGAGTTGAGGCGCTACACCATCGTCCCCGGCAAGCTGAAGGAATATCTCAGCCTGTACCAGGAAAGAGGATTTCCAGCGCAACGGAAGCACGTGGGGGAACCCGTGGGGTACTTCATTTCCGAGATAGGCACTGTCAACCAGGTGGTCCATCTGTGGAAATACGAGGACTTCGCCGATCGCCAGGCGCGTCGCGCAGCCATGGAGGCGGACCCCGACTGGCAGGCATACAAGAAGTTGACGGCAGCCGGCGCGTACATCCAACTGCAGGAAAGTCAGTTGTTAAATCCCGCGCCCTGGTCAAAAATCTGA
- a CDS encoding Bug family tripartite tricarboxylate transporter substrate binding protein, which produces MAPLQAGAADFPTRPITVVVPYTAGGAPDVFARTLTEAVGKALGQPIIIDNRTGAGGNIGAQYVQRANPDGYTLLLCAFGCAVAPALYNPAPYDIVKDFAPVTLLGTVPSVLVVNPNVPAKNLAELIAYAQANPGKLNAGSAGVGTSPHLAIELLRAKTGAQVAHIPYKGVASVAQDLLAGQIDMLFDNLPSSLANIRAGKLRALAVASERRSPSIPDVPTFAEAGVPGFYVTPWFGLMAPAKTPPAILDKLNAAFVQALADPEVKARTMQQGIDLTPSTRAGMAAFVVNERDKWSQIIKANGIRAD; this is translated from the coding sequence ATGGCACCCCTCCAGGCGGGGGCGGCGGACTTTCCCACCAGGCCCATCACTGTGGTCGTGCCGTATACCGCCGGGGGCGCACCCGACGTGTTCGCGCGCACCCTGACCGAGGCAGTCGGAAAGGCGCTCGGGCAACCCATCATTATCGACAACAGGACCGGTGCCGGCGGCAATATCGGCGCGCAATACGTCCAGCGCGCGAATCCCGACGGCTACACCCTGCTGCTGTGCGCATTCGGTTGCGCGGTCGCGCCGGCCTTGTACAACCCCGCGCCGTACGACATCGTCAAGGACTTCGCACCCGTCACCCTGCTGGGCACCGTGCCCAGCGTGCTGGTGGTGAATCCGAACGTGCCCGCGAAGAATCTCGCCGAACTCATTGCCTACGCGCAAGCCAACCCCGGCAAGTTGAACGCGGGATCGGCCGGCGTCGGCACTTCGCCGCATTTGGCGATCGAGCTGCTTCGGGCGAAGACCGGCGCCCAGGTCGCGCATATTCCCTACAAGGGCGTGGCGTCGGTCGCCCAGGACCTGCTCGCGGGCCAGATCGACATGCTCTTCGACAACCTGCCTTCGTCCTTGGCGAATATCCGCGCGGGCAAGCTTCGTGCACTGGCGGTTGCCAGTGAACGACGCTCCCCATCGATTCCCGACGTGCCGACTTTTGCCGAGGCGGGAGTCCCGGGCTTTTACGTCACGCCGTGGTTCGGCCTCATGGCGCCGGCCAAGACGCCCCCGGCCATCCTGGACAAGCTCAATGCCGCCTTCGTACAGGCCCTGGCGGACCCGGAGGTCAAGGCCAGGACCATGCAGCAAGGTATCGATCTGACACCCAGCACACGCGCGGGGATGGCCGCCTTCGTGGTAAACGAACGGGACAAGTGGAGCCAGATCATCAAGGCGAATGGCATACGCGCCGACTAG
- a CDS encoding D-2-hydroxyacid dehydrogenase: MTIRILLSRDTAERLREPIAKVMNGRPYELRIAEPTLGHAYDDVDLAYISREVTGASTKHVLMESLQAFYESLRASPGLRWVHVHSAGLDRPIFPELKARGVEVSASAGANSEPVMQTALAGLLALNRRMHVLLDAQRQGRWLKATELKIPRDLAGQTAVIVGWGSIGQRLGAVLKLLGLKIAVVRSSAEPVDAETETVAFEDIGKLLPRADWLILACPLSERTRGLVDGRALAALPEGAHLINVARGEVVVEADLIEALRAGRLGGAYLDVYEHEPLDAGSPLWHMPNVIATPHAAGHSDGNAKRVDAIWMRKLEEWLRAYG, encoded by the coding sequence ATGACGATACGTATACTGCTTTCCCGCGATACCGCCGAACGCCTGCGCGAGCCCATCGCGAAGGTGATGAATGGCCGTCCGTACGAATTGCGCATCGCCGAGCCCACGCTGGGCCACGCGTACGACGACGTGGATCTCGCATACATCTCGCGCGAGGTGACGGGCGCCTCGACCAAGCACGTGCTGATGGAGTCCCTGCAGGCCTTCTACGAATCGTTGCGGGCGTCGCCGGGGCTGCGCTGGGTGCATGTGCATTCGGCGGGGCTGGACCGGCCGATCTTTCCCGAACTGAAGGCGCGCGGCGTGGAAGTCAGCGCATCGGCGGGCGCGAACTCCGAACCGGTGATGCAGACGGCGCTGGCCGGCTTGCTGGCCTTGAACCGGCGCATGCACGTGCTCCTGGATGCGCAGCGGCAGGGTCGCTGGCTGAAGGCCACCGAGCTGAAGATCCCGCGTGACCTGGCGGGCCAGACCGCGGTGATCGTCGGCTGGGGCAGCATAGGCCAGCGCCTGGGCGCCGTGCTGAAACTGCTGGGCCTGAAGATCGCGGTGGTGCGCAGCAGCGCCGAACCGGTGGACGCGGAGACGGAAACCGTGGCGTTCGAGGACATCGGCAAGCTGTTGCCGCGCGCCGACTGGCTGATCCTGGCCTGTCCCTTGAGCGAGCGCACGCGCGGGCTGGTCGATGGCCGGGCGCTGGCGGCGCTGCCCGAAGGCGCGCACCTGATCAACGTGGCGCGCGGCGAGGTCGTCGTGGAAGCCGACCTGATCGAGGCCCTGCGCGCGGGGCGGCTGGGCGGAGCCTACCTGGACGTCTACGAGCACGAGCCGCTGGATGCCGGCTCGCCGCTCTGGCATATGCCCAACGTCATCGCCACGCCGCATGCGGCGGGCCATTCGGACGGCAATGCGAAGCGCGTCGACGCGATCTGGATGCGCAAGCTGGAGGAATGGCTGCGCGCGTATGGATAG
- the acnA gene encoding aconitate hydratase AcnA yields MNRPDPALLDRLAVNGQDHAYVALHRILAAERLSALPYSIRLLIENVARCQPEALPALLARAAGGGPACEVPFHPNRLMFHDTTCLPALADFAGMRDAVAELGGDPSRVNPLIPAVLTIDHSVIVEHYDDPDAVQANLDIDFRRNGERYRFIRWAEQSLDNFKVIPPGTGIIHQMNMEALAEVVCAARTQDGQALLHPDDMVATDSHTPMINGIGVLAWGIGGLESQAALLGEPVPIAYPEVVGIRLSGRLAQGVTATDLALTLAELLRAHGVVGKFVEFCGPGLSTLGWAARATVANMAPEYGATVMFFPFDDEAMDFLRLSGRTDAQRERVRAYLLAQGLWRRDGEPEPRFDAVIPLDLAAVQRSVAGPHQPHERQALARAGASFVERMGAQAPATGGPTREPADEPTDGAVLVAAITSCTNTANPLLMLQAGLLARRARERGLRRKPWVKTSLSPGSRTVGDYLAEAGLLPDLEALGFGLVGYGCMTCIGNSGGLAAAGEAMVDQGLRGVAVLSGNRNFEGRVNPRLPAGYLASPALVVAYAIAGNIRVDLEQDPLGADADGRPVWLRDLMPADEDVAALADRVLRPELFRQRAATIWAGTPQWRALSAPPSVRYPWDAGSTYLRRPRYLESVTPQAAPLAALNDARALMVFGDNVTTDHISPAGTIPPASAAGQWLLARGEAREDLNQYSTRRSNHEVMLRGAYTNKAVRNRLVGDQGGAGAWAWDADGREVLPVYDAAATYVARGIPLLVFAGWNYGAGSSRDWAAKAQALLGVRAVVARSFERIHRSNLIGMGVLPLTFTGDAHADMLALDGSERFDLLGLDDLKVGDNLLTLRIRRAGGAAPRELQVSLRLDAEQEIRYLTHGGVLPYVVRKMAFAELRA; encoded by the coding sequence ATGAATCGACCCGACCCCGCTCTGCTCGACCGCCTCGCCGTCAACGGGCAGGACCACGCCTATGTTGCGCTGCACCGCATCCTGGCGGCGGAGCGCCTGTCGGCCCTGCCCTACTCGATCCGCCTGCTGATCGAGAACGTGGCGCGCTGCCAGCCCGAGGCGTTGCCCGCCCTGCTGGCGCGCGCCGCGGGCGGCGGCCCGGCCTGCGAAGTGCCGTTCCATCCCAACCGGCTGATGTTCCACGACACGACCTGCCTGCCGGCGCTGGCCGACTTCGCGGGCATGCGCGACGCCGTCGCCGAACTGGGTGGCGACCCCTCGCGGGTCAATCCACTGATTCCCGCCGTGCTGACGATCGACCACTCGGTAATCGTGGAACACTACGACGATCCGGACGCGGTTCAGGCCAACCTGGATATCGACTTCCGGCGCAACGGCGAACGCTACCGCTTCATCCGCTGGGCCGAACAGAGCCTGGACAACTTCAAGGTCATCCCGCCGGGCACGGGGATCATCCATCAGATGAATATGGAAGCGCTGGCCGAAGTCGTGTGCGCCGCGCGCACGCAGGACGGCCAGGCCCTCCTGCATCCGGACGATATGGTGGCCACCGACAGCCATACGCCGATGATCAACGGCATCGGCGTGCTCGCCTGGGGCATAGGCGGCCTGGAGAGCCAGGCGGCGCTGCTGGGCGAGCCGGTCCCCATCGCCTACCCCGAGGTCGTGGGCATACGCCTGAGCGGCCGCCTGGCGCAGGGCGTGACGGCCACCGACCTGGCGCTGACGCTGGCCGAGCTGCTGCGCGCCCACGGCGTGGTGGGCAAGTTCGTCGAATTCTGCGGGCCCGGATTGTCGACATTGGGCTGGGCGGCGCGGGCCACCGTGGCGAACATGGCGCCGGAGTACGGCGCCACCGTGATGTTCTTCCCCTTCGATGACGAAGCCATGGATTTCCTGCGGCTATCGGGCCGTACCGACGCGCAGCGCGAACGCGTGCGGGCGTATCTGCTGGCGCAAGGGCTGTGGCGGCGCGATGGCGAGCCGGAGCCGCGCTTCGACGCGGTGATCCCGCTGGATCTGGCGGCCGTGCAGCGCAGCGTGGCGGGGCCGCACCAACCCCACGAACGCCAGGCGCTGGCGCGCGCCGGGGCGTCCTTCGTCGAGCGCATGGGCGCGCAGGCGCCCGCGACGGGCGGACCGACGAGAGAACCCGCGGACGAACCGACGGACGGCGCCGTGCTGGTCGCCGCCATCACCAGCTGCACCAACACCGCCAACCCGCTGCTGATGCTGCAGGCGGGCCTGCTGGCGCGCCGCGCGCGCGAGCGTGGCCTGCGCCGCAAGCCCTGGGTGAAGACCTCGCTGTCGCCCGGGTCTCGCACGGTGGGCGACTACCTGGCCGAGGCCGGCCTGCTGCCGGACCTGGAAGCCCTGGGCTTCGGCCTGGTCGGCTACGGCTGCATGACCTGTATCGGCAACTCCGGCGGCCTGGCGGCGGCCGGGGAAGCCATGGTGGACCAGGGCCTGCGCGGCGTCGCCGTGCTGTCCGGCAACCGCAATTTCGAAGGCCGCGTCAATCCCCGTCTGCCGGCCGGCTACCTGGCCTCGCCCGCGCTGGTCGTGGCCTACGCGATCGCCGGCAACATCCGCGTCGACCTGGAGCAGGACCCCTTGGGCGCCGATGCGGACGGCCGGCCGGTCTGGCTGCGCGACCTGATGCCCGCCGACGAGGACGTCGCCGCGCTGGCCGATCGCGTGCTGCGGCCCGAACTGTTCCGCCAGCGCGCGGCGACCATCTGGGCCGGCACGCCGCAATGGCGCGCGCTGTCGGCGCCGCCCAGCGTGCGCTATCCCTGGGACGCCGGCTCGACCTATCTGCGCCGGCCCCGCTATCTGGAATCCGTCACGCCGCAGGCCGCGCCCCTGGCCGCGCTGAACGACGCGAGAGCGCTGATGGTATTCGGCGACAACGTCACCACCGACCACATCTCGCCGGCCGGCACCATACCGCCCGCCAGCGCGGCCGGCCAGTGGCTGCTGGCGCGCGGCGAAGCGCGGGAAGACCTGAATCAATATTCCACGCGCCGCAGCAACCATGAGGTCATGCTGCGCGGCGCCTATACCAACAAGGCGGTCCGCAACCGGCTCGTGGGCGACCAGGGCGGCGCCGGCGCCTGGGCCTGGGACGCCGACGGGCGCGAGGTCCTGCCGGTCTACGATGCCGCCGCGACCTACGTGGCGCGCGGCATTCCCCTGCTGGTTTTCGCGGGATGGAACTACGGCGCCGGGTCCAGCCGCGACTGGGCGGCCAAGGCGCAGGCGCTGCTGGGCGTGCGCGCGGTGGTGGCGCGCAGCTTCGAGCGCATCCACCGCAGCAACCTGATCGGCATGGGCGTGCTGCCGCTGACCTTCACCGGCGACGCCCATGCCGACATGTTGGCGCTCGATGGCAGCGAACGTTTCGATCTCCTGGGCCTGGACGACTTGAAGGTGGGCGACAACCTGCTGACGCTGCGCATCCGGCGCGCGGGCGGTGCGGCGCCGCGCGAACTGCAAGTCTCCCTGCGGCTCGATGCCGAACAGGAAATCCGCTACCTGACGCATGGCGGCGTGCTGCCCTACGTGGTGCGCAAGATGGCCTTCGCGGAGCTGCGCGCATGA
- a CDS encoding DUF2501 domain-containing protein, producing MKTRNFARAAALAGMLAAMAAGPAHAEGLDLKGALGGLGGLGGGSTPDAGGLTAGNLGNAAGILEYCIKNKYLSDGTASSLKDRLLGKLGGSTGQPPQKDSGYLSGAMGVLQTGSGKSVDLSGGGLKQAAAQQACDVVLQQAKSFL from the coding sequence ATGAAGACACGCAATTTCGCACGCGCCGCCGCGCTGGCGGGCATGCTCGCGGCCATGGCGGCCGGTCCCGCGCATGCCGAAGGATTGGACCTGAAAGGCGCCTTGGGTGGTTTGGGTGGTCTGGGCGGCGGATCGACGCCCGACGCGGGCGGACTGACCGCCGGCAACCTGGGCAACGCCGCGGGCATCCTGGAGTACTGCATCAAGAACAAGTACCTGTCGGATGGCACCGCGAGTTCGCTGAAGGACCGCCTGCTCGGCAAGCTGGGCGGCAGCACCGGCCAGCCTCCGCAGAAGGACAGCGGCTACCTGTCCGGCGCGATGGGCGTACTGCAGACCGGCTCCGGCAAGAGCGTCGACCTGAGCGGTGGCGGCTTGAAGCAGGCCGCCGCCCAGCAAGCCTGCGACGTGGTATTGCAGCAGGCCAAGTCCTTCCTGTAA
- a CDS encoding lactonase family protein, producing MKASVYVGCRTSRERNARGRGITAWHRDPGTGALSLVQEVADLVNPSYLALGPVPATGRGRVLYAVHGDASEISAFRVDSDTGRLAFLNRQGTEGRNPVHLAIAPRGTHIVVSNHATGTLAVLPLAGDGMLLPVSQLVSLPGEPGPHRIEQQHAKPHFNPFVPGSDQLIVPDKGLDRIFAFRLADGRLAPAAAPCVATREGAGPRHIAFHPAAPWAYVVNELDSTVTAYRHDINTGGLTPFQILSTLPDSYTGNSRAAAIAVDATGRHLYASNRGDDSVTLFAIDAASGRLRYVRAWATGGRTPRFFTLDPAGRYLYAANEDSDTIVAFHVDPGTGELADAGVVAATGSPVCMVFGD from the coding sequence ATGAAAGCCAGCGTCTATGTGGGTTGCAGGACTTCCCGGGAACGCAATGCGCGCGGACGCGGCATCACGGCCTGGCATCGCGATCCCGGCACCGGCGCGCTGAGCCTGGTGCAGGAAGTCGCGGACCTGGTCAACCCTTCCTATCTGGCACTGGGCCCCGTGCCGGCAACGGGACGCGGCCGCGTGCTGTACGCGGTGCACGGCGACGCCAGCGAAATCAGCGCCTTCCGCGTCGATTCGGACACCGGCCGCCTGGCTTTCCTGAACCGCCAGGGCACGGAAGGCCGCAACCCCGTGCACCTGGCGATCGCGCCGCGCGGCACGCACATCGTCGTCTCGAACCATGCGACGGGCACGCTGGCCGTGCTTCCGTTGGCGGGCGATGGCATGCTGCTGCCGGTCAGCCAGCTGGTCTCGCTGCCGGGCGAGCCCGGTCCGCACCGCATCGAGCAGCAGCACGCGAAGCCGCATTTCAATCCTTTCGTGCCGGGCAGCGACCAACTGATCGTGCCGGACAAGGGACTGGACCGGATCTTCGCTTTCCGTCTCGCCGATGGCAGGCTGGCGCCGGCCGCGGCGCCCTGCGTCGCGACGCGCGAAGGCGCCGGCCCGCGCCATATCGCCTTCCATCCGGCCGCGCCATGGGCCTATGTGGTGAACGAACTGGACTCCACCGTCACGGCATACCGCCATGACATCAACACCGGCGGCCTGACGCCGTTCCAGATACTGTCCACGCTGCCGGACAGCTACACCGGCAACAGCCGCGCCGCGGCGATCGCGGTCGACGCGACGGGCCGCCATCTGTACGCATCGAATCGCGGCGACGACAGCGTCACGCTGTTCGCCATCGACGCCGCCAGCGGCCGCCTGCGCTACGTACGCGCCTGGGCCACCGGCGGACGCACGCCGCGCTTCTTCACCCTGGACCCCGCGGGCCGCTACCTGTACGCGGCCAACGAGGACAGCGACACCATCGTGGCCTTCCACGTCGATCCCGGTACCGGCGAACTCGCCGACGCCGGCGTGGTCGCGGCCACGGGCAGCCCGGTCTGCATGGTGTTCGGCGATTGA